From Anopheles funestus chromosome 3RL, idAnoFuneDA-416_04, whole genome shotgun sequence, a single genomic window includes:
- the LOC125771769 gene encoding IQ motif and SEC7 domain-containing protein 1-like isoform X3, which yields MLLFQILNFPQKIDRPAQIYSTHHHHPSSGGSVASNNGLLASGGSSSLGSSSLCGVGPGGGSYVYVHQQQPQPNHQQSTQHYVSPQQLTYHLHSAAGGGNTTGNGYHHHGSHQNIATPTLHKKGSIRSNGDVLKRTRVQNAYELSQDLLDKQIELLERKYGGVKARTAALTIQRAFRHYTMVKKFASITAMAKAEKRMSRRVQQQQQQQQSELDMMHHHPHPHHLQPALEDGQIYATEDGTMVGQQRVCATISATPPGTLHHRVTPVRSMSLRERRLDSSPIPRSQSGTASPAPVPITSWSQSPTQLVTGASTQQQQQQQQQQQYSHPHVNILHQQQAQLAGYGYTPAVSAPSHAVMHHHQHQQQQQQYQSQYGSQDLNVSGASSSSQLDSTVSSMNLSWNSQTASTHQSPYTPHYTAAQIYMRPRGIGIGSSGGSSGSTSSASGRKVPPEVPKRTSSITGPGGQHTPSRSLRPNGLCKTAENGSLSSVQSSGSDSSASAERGLGGVGIELMGSSDRSSSPQWKRKGPGSSQSGSITLLPAQSPDHMLMSASAGDAAGGAAGRSIHSTVATATAATATAVSGAGSANVTIASIESECLSSHTSAAQYSMEQHDQIVHTPTSYKVSETIRKRQYRVGLNLFNKKPERGITYLIRKGFLENTPQGVARFLISRKGLSRQMIGEYLGNLQNPFNMAVLDCFAGELDLSGMQVDVALRKFQGYFRMPGEAQKIERLMEVFSARYCQCNSDIVARLRSHDTVFVLAFAIIMLNTDLHTPNLKPERRMRCDDFVKNLRGIDDCHDIDRDMLNGIYERVKANEFKPGSDHVTQVMKVQATIVGKKPNLALPHRRLVCYCRLYEIPDINKKERPGVHQREVFLFNDLLVITKIFSKKKSSVTYTFRNSYTLCGMVVTLLDVPNYQFCIRLSQKVDGKVLVTFNARNEHDRCKFAEDLRESISEMDEMETLRIEAELERQKSARGTRTNNSENRDSGVADVEVCAGSYPAGVGGLVPGGVGGVSPNECGLAHSDAQLKRSALSNSLLDMHEQFGNDKPQRRGSVGSLDSGMSISFQSTSASTGSRSDIKVRMLPHSNTSGQIIMHAGQHPAALMGAIYHQQIHHHQQHQQQQQQQAMGTAHHHPAVGSNTTGGGVIVSVGPPGSSQQHHLHHPPGGLHMMAASAAAQPPPVQAMNNGMVMAGTSTTTINPNSSSSTTNSSSGAIHRRERKPSRTEDAATVAALALAASAGASSAMNASSSSSTTTTNANNSNNTASGGNYGRSTEV from the exons ttttccacaaaaaatcgatcgcCCGGCGCAGATCTACTCCACACATCACCATCATCCGAGCAGTGgtggcagtgttgccagcaaCAATGGTTTGCTCGCTAGCGGTGGCAGCAGTAGCCTCGGTAGCAGCAGCCTGTGTGGAGTCGGACCCGGTGGAGGATCGTACGTCTACgtgcaccagcagcagccccAACCGAACCACCAACAATCAACGCAGCACTATGTGTCCCCGCAGCAGCTTACCTACCATCTGCATTCGGCGGCTGGTGGTGGCAACACCACCGGCAACGGATACCATCACCATGGATCGCACCAGAACATCGCTACGCCCACCCTGCACAAGAAGGGCTCCATCCGCAGCAATGGCGATGTGCTCAAGCGAACACGTGTGCAAAATGC GTATGAACTGTCGCAGGATCTGCTGGACAAGCAGATCGAACTGTTGGAGCGCAAGTACGGTGGAGTGAAGGCACGCACCGCAGCCCTTACAATTCAGCGCGCCTTCCGCCACTACACGATGGTGAAGAAGTTCGCCTCGATCACTGCTATGGCTAAGGCGGAGAAACGCATGAGCCGTAGGgttcagcaacagcaacaacagcagcagagcGAGCTAGACATGATGCATCACCATCCGCATCCACACCACCTTCAGCCGGCCCTGGAGGATGGTCAGATTTACGCCACCGAGGATGGTACCATGGTCGGTCAGCAGCGAGTCTGTGCAAC TATCTCAGCAACACCGCCAGGAACGCTACACCATCGTGTGACACCGGTCCGCTCGATGTCGCTGCGAGAACGTCGACTTGATTCGAGCCCTATCCCACGCAGTCAGTCCGGTACCGCATCACCCGCTCCCGTCCCGATCACCTCTTGGAGCCAAAGCCCTACCCAACTAGTAACGGGTGCCTCtacgcaacagcagcaacagcagcagcagcaacagcagtactCCCATCCACATGTAAATATTCTGCACCAGCAACAAGCGCAGCTAGCTGGGTACGGTTACACACCGGCCGTATCTGCCCCGTCGCATGCGGTGATGCATcatcaccagcaccagcaacaacagcagcagtaccaAAGCCAGTATGGTTCGCAGGATTTGAATGTGAGTGGAGCTAGCAGTAGCTCGCAGCTCGATTCAACCGTATCTTCCATGAATCTGTCCTGGAACTCGCAGACGGCCAGCACACACCAAAGCCCGTACACGCCACACTACACTGCAGCACAGATCTATATGCGCCCGCGTGGTATCGGGATCGGTAGCTCCGGTGGCAGCAGTGGAAGTACGTCGAGCGCTAGCGGACGCAAGGTACCGCCGGAAGTGCCTAAACGCACCAGCAGTATCACGGGCCCTGGAGGCCAACATACGCCGAGCCGTTCGCTGCGTCCGAACGGTCTCTGCAAGACGGCCGAGAACGGTAGTCTCAGTTCCGTGCAATCATCCGGTAGTGATTCATCTGCCTCCGCTGAACGCGGTCTCGGAGGTGTCGGTATCGAGTTGATGGGATCATCCGACCGATCCAGTTCACCGCAGTGGAAACGAAAGGGTCCCGGAAGCAGCCAGAGTGGCAGTATTACGCTGCTGCCCGCACAGTCGCCCGATCACATGCTAATGAGCGCGAGTGCTGGTGATGCGGCCGGTGGAGCGGCTGGACGTTCGATTCACTCGACGGTGGCGACTGCTACTGCTGCAACAGCGACGGCTGTTAGTGGTGCTGGCAGTGCTAACGTCACGATCGCCAGCATCGAAAGTGAGTGCTTGAGCTCGCACACGAGTGCCGCACAGTACTCGATGGAACAGCATGATCAGATCGTACACACGCCGACATCGTACAAGGTGTCGGAAACGATCCGCAAGCGCCAGTACCGCGTTGGGTTGAATCTGTTCAACAAGAAACCCGAGCGAGGCATTACATACCTAATCCGCAAGGGATTTCTTGAGAATACACCCCAAGGTGTGGCACGGTTTTTGATCTCTCGCAAGGGTTTGTCGCGGCAGATGATCGGCGAGTACCTGGGCAACCTGCAAAACCCGTTCAACATGGCCGTGCTGGACTGCTTTGCCGGCGAGCTGGATCTGTCCGGCATGCAGGTCGATGTGGCGTTGCGGAAGTTCCAGGGCTACTTCCGCATGCCGGGTGAGGCGCAAAAGATCGAACGGTTGATGGAGGTGTTCTCGGCGCGGTACTGTCAGTGCAACAGTGACATTGTCGCGCGGCTCCGTTCGCACGATACCGTGTTTGTGCTGGCGTTCGCTATCATCATGCTCAATACGGATCTTCACACGCCGAACCTGAAACCGGAGCGTCGCATGCGGTGTGATGATTTCGTGAAGAACCTGCGCGGCATTGACGATTGTCACGATATCGATCGGGATATGCTGAACGGTATCTATGAGCGGGTGAAGGCGAACGAGTTCAAACCCGGTTCGGATCATGTTACGCAGGTGATGAAGGTGCAGGCGACGATCGTGGGCAAGAAGCCGAATCTGGCGTTACCGCACCGGCGGCTGGTATGCTATTGCCGGCTGTACGAGATTCCGGACATAAACAAGAAGGAGCGACCGGGTGTGCACCAGCGCGAGGTGTTTCTGTTTAACGATTTGCTCGTCATTACGAAGATCTTCAGCAAGAAGAAGTCTTCGGTCACATACACGTTCCGAAACAGTTACACACTGTGCGGAATGGTCGTTACGCTGCTAGATGTTCCAA ACTATCAATTCTGCATTCGGCTCTCGCAGAAGGTGGACGGAAAGGTGCTGGTAACGTTCAACGCACGCAACGAGCACGATCGTTGCAAGTTTGCCGAGGATCTGCGCGAATCTATAAGCGAGATGGACGAGATGGAAACGCTTCGTATCGAGGCGGAACTGGAGCGCCAGAAGTCGGCCCGCGGTACCCGGACCAACAACAGTGAAAATCGCGACAGTGGCGTTGCGGATGTGGAAGTGTGCGCCGGTTCATATCCGGCCGGTGTCGGTGGTCTAGTGCCGGGCGGTGTTGGCGGTGTGTCACCGAACGAGTGTGGTCTCGCGCACAGTGACGCCCAGCTGAAACGTAGCGCGCTCAGCAACTCGTTACTCGATATGCACGAGCAAT TTGGCAATGATAAGCCGCAACGGCGCGGCAGCGTCGGCTCATTAGATAGTGGAATGTCGATATCATTTCAATCCACCTCTGCAAGCACTGGCTCACGTAGCGATATCAAAGTACGAATGCTGCCTCACAGCAACACCTCCGGTCAGATAATTATGCATGCCGGACAGCATCCCGCTGCCCttatgggtgccatctatcatCAGCAAATTCATCACCAtcaacagcaccagcagcagcagcagcaacaggctATGGGTACGGCACATCATCATCCAGCGGTCGGCAGCAACACCACTGGAGGAGGAGTGATCGTTTCGGTGGGTCCACCGGGATCCTCCCAACAGCATCACCTTCATCATCCCCCTGGTGGGCTACATATGAtggcagcatcagcagcagcacaaccGCCACCAGTGCAGGCGATGAACAACGGTATGGTGATGGCCGGTACGAGCACTACCACTATCAAcccgaacagcagcagcagcaccaccaacagcagcagtggaGCTATCCACCGACGCGAGCGGAAACCCTCCCGTACAGAAGATGCCGCTACGGTAGCAGCACTGGCCCTGGCAGCCAGTGCGGGAGCCTCTAGCGCCATGAACgcctccagcagcagcagcaccaccaccaccaacgccaacaacagcaacaacacggCATCGGGAGGGAACTACGGCCGCTCAACGGAGGTGTAA
- the LOC125771769 gene encoding IQ motif and SEC7 domain-containing protein 1-like isoform X2 — translation MMLPERHRCHCSFPQKIDRPAQIYSTHHHHPSSGGSVASNNGLLASGGSSSLGSSSLCGVGPGGGSYVYVHQQQPQPNHQQSTQHYVSPQQLTYHLHSAAGGGNTTGNGYHHHGSHQNIATPTLHKKGSIRSNGDVLKRTRVQNAYELSQDLLDKQIELLERKYGGVKARTAALTIQRAFRHYTMVKKFASITAMAKAEKRMSRRVQQQQQQQQSELDMMHHHPHPHHLQPALEDGQIYATEDGTMVGQQRVCATISATPPGTLHHRVTPVRSMSLRERRLDSSPIPRSQSGTASPAPVPITSWSQSPTQLVTGASTQQQQQQQQQQQYSHPHVNILHQQQAQLAGYGYTPAVSAPSHAVMHHHQHQQQQQQYQSQYGSQDLNVSGASSSSQLDSTVSSMNLSWNSQTASTHQSPYTPHYTAAQIYMRPRGIGIGSSGGSSGSTSSASGRKVPPEVPKRTSSITGPGGQHTPSRSLRPNGLCKTAENGSLSSVQSSGSDSSASAERGLGGVGIELMGSSDRSSSPQWKRKGPGSSQSGSITLLPAQSPDHMLMSASAGDAAGGAAGRSIHSTVATATAATATAVSGAGSANVTIASIESECLSSHTSAAQYSMEQHDQIVHTPTSYKVSETIRKRQYRVGLNLFNKKPERGITYLIRKGFLENTPQGVARFLISRKGLSRQMIGEYLGNLQNPFNMAVLDCFAGELDLSGMQVDVALRKFQGYFRMPGEAQKIERLMEVFSARYCQCNSDIVARLRSHDTVFVLAFAIIMLNTDLHTPNLKPERRMRCDDFVKNLRGIDDCHDIDRDMLNGIYERVKANEFKPGSDHVTQVMKVQATIVGKKPNLALPHRRLVCYCRLYEIPDINKKERPGVHQREVFLFNDLLVITKIFSKKKSSVTYTFRNSYTLCGMVVTLLDVPNYQFCIRLSQKVDGKVLVTFNARNEHDRCKFAEDLRESISEMDEMETLRIEAELERQKSARGTRTNNSENRDSGVADVEVCAGSYPAGVGGLVPGGVGGVSPNECGLAHSDAQLKRSALSNSLLDMHEQFGNDKPQRRGSVGSLDSGMSISFQSTSASTGSRSDIKVRMLPHSNTSGQIIMHAGQHPAALMGAIYHQQIHHHQQHQQQQQQQAMGTAHHHPAVGSNTTGGGVIVSVGPPGSSQQHHLHHPPGGLHMMAASAAAQPPPVQAMNNGMVMAGTSTTTINPNSSSSTTNSSSGAIHRRERKPSRTEDAATVAALALAASAGASSAMNASSSSSTTTTNANNSNNTASGGNYGRSTEV, via the exons ttttccacaaaaaatcgatcgcCCGGCGCAGATCTACTCCACACATCACCATCATCCGAGCAGTGgtggcagtgttgccagcaaCAATGGTTTGCTCGCTAGCGGTGGCAGCAGTAGCCTCGGTAGCAGCAGCCTGTGTGGAGTCGGACCCGGTGGAGGATCGTACGTCTACgtgcaccagcagcagccccAACCGAACCACCAACAATCAACGCAGCACTATGTGTCCCCGCAGCAGCTTACCTACCATCTGCATTCGGCGGCTGGTGGTGGCAACACCACCGGCAACGGATACCATCACCATGGATCGCACCAGAACATCGCTACGCCCACCCTGCACAAGAAGGGCTCCATCCGCAGCAATGGCGATGTGCTCAAGCGAACACGTGTGCAAAATGC GTATGAACTGTCGCAGGATCTGCTGGACAAGCAGATCGAACTGTTGGAGCGCAAGTACGGTGGAGTGAAGGCACGCACCGCAGCCCTTACAATTCAGCGCGCCTTCCGCCACTACACGATGGTGAAGAAGTTCGCCTCGATCACTGCTATGGCTAAGGCGGAGAAACGCATGAGCCGTAGGgttcagcaacagcaacaacagcagcagagcGAGCTAGACATGATGCATCACCATCCGCATCCACACCACCTTCAGCCGGCCCTGGAGGATGGTCAGATTTACGCCACCGAGGATGGTACCATGGTCGGTCAGCAGCGAGTCTGTGCAAC TATCTCAGCAACACCGCCAGGAACGCTACACCATCGTGTGACACCGGTCCGCTCGATGTCGCTGCGAGAACGTCGACTTGATTCGAGCCCTATCCCACGCAGTCAGTCCGGTACCGCATCACCCGCTCCCGTCCCGATCACCTCTTGGAGCCAAAGCCCTACCCAACTAGTAACGGGTGCCTCtacgcaacagcagcaacagcagcagcagcaacagcagtactCCCATCCACATGTAAATATTCTGCACCAGCAACAAGCGCAGCTAGCTGGGTACGGTTACACACCGGCCGTATCTGCCCCGTCGCATGCGGTGATGCATcatcaccagcaccagcaacaacagcagcagtaccaAAGCCAGTATGGTTCGCAGGATTTGAATGTGAGTGGAGCTAGCAGTAGCTCGCAGCTCGATTCAACCGTATCTTCCATGAATCTGTCCTGGAACTCGCAGACGGCCAGCACACACCAAAGCCCGTACACGCCACACTACACTGCAGCACAGATCTATATGCGCCCGCGTGGTATCGGGATCGGTAGCTCCGGTGGCAGCAGTGGAAGTACGTCGAGCGCTAGCGGACGCAAGGTACCGCCGGAAGTGCCTAAACGCACCAGCAGTATCACGGGCCCTGGAGGCCAACATACGCCGAGCCGTTCGCTGCGTCCGAACGGTCTCTGCAAGACGGCCGAGAACGGTAGTCTCAGTTCCGTGCAATCATCCGGTAGTGATTCATCTGCCTCCGCTGAACGCGGTCTCGGAGGTGTCGGTATCGAGTTGATGGGATCATCCGACCGATCCAGTTCACCGCAGTGGAAACGAAAGGGTCCCGGAAGCAGCCAGAGTGGCAGTATTACGCTGCTGCCCGCACAGTCGCCCGATCACATGCTAATGAGCGCGAGTGCTGGTGATGCGGCCGGTGGAGCGGCTGGACGTTCGATTCACTCGACGGTGGCGACTGCTACTGCTGCAACAGCGACGGCTGTTAGTGGTGCTGGCAGTGCTAACGTCACGATCGCCAGCATCGAAAGTGAGTGCTTGAGCTCGCACACGAGTGCCGCACAGTACTCGATGGAACAGCATGATCAGATCGTACACACGCCGACATCGTACAAGGTGTCGGAAACGATCCGCAAGCGCCAGTACCGCGTTGGGTTGAATCTGTTCAACAAGAAACCCGAGCGAGGCATTACATACCTAATCCGCAAGGGATTTCTTGAGAATACACCCCAAGGTGTGGCACGGTTTTTGATCTCTCGCAAGGGTTTGTCGCGGCAGATGATCGGCGAGTACCTGGGCAACCTGCAAAACCCGTTCAACATGGCCGTGCTGGACTGCTTTGCCGGCGAGCTGGATCTGTCCGGCATGCAGGTCGATGTGGCGTTGCGGAAGTTCCAGGGCTACTTCCGCATGCCGGGTGAGGCGCAAAAGATCGAACGGTTGATGGAGGTGTTCTCGGCGCGGTACTGTCAGTGCAACAGTGACATTGTCGCGCGGCTCCGTTCGCACGATACCGTGTTTGTGCTGGCGTTCGCTATCATCATGCTCAATACGGATCTTCACACGCCGAACCTGAAACCGGAGCGTCGCATGCGGTGTGATGATTTCGTGAAGAACCTGCGCGGCATTGACGATTGTCACGATATCGATCGGGATATGCTGAACGGTATCTATGAGCGGGTGAAGGCGAACGAGTTCAAACCCGGTTCGGATCATGTTACGCAGGTGATGAAGGTGCAGGCGACGATCGTGGGCAAGAAGCCGAATCTGGCGTTACCGCACCGGCGGCTGGTATGCTATTGCCGGCTGTACGAGATTCCGGACATAAACAAGAAGGAGCGACCGGGTGTGCACCAGCGCGAGGTGTTTCTGTTTAACGATTTGCTCGTCATTACGAAGATCTTCAGCAAGAAGAAGTCTTCGGTCACATACACGTTCCGAAACAGTTACACACTGTGCGGAATGGTCGTTACGCTGCTAGATGTTCCAA ACTATCAATTCTGCATTCGGCTCTCGCAGAAGGTGGACGGAAAGGTGCTGGTAACGTTCAACGCACGCAACGAGCACGATCGTTGCAAGTTTGCCGAGGATCTGCGCGAATCTATAAGCGAGATGGACGAGATGGAAACGCTTCGTATCGAGGCGGAACTGGAGCGCCAGAAGTCGGCCCGCGGTACCCGGACCAACAACAGTGAAAATCGCGACAGTGGCGTTGCGGATGTGGAAGTGTGCGCCGGTTCATATCCGGCCGGTGTCGGTGGTCTAGTGCCGGGCGGTGTTGGCGGTGTGTCACCGAACGAGTGTGGTCTCGCGCACAGTGACGCCCAGCTGAAACGTAGCGCGCTCAGCAACTCGTTACTCGATATGCACGAGCAAT TTGGCAATGATAAGCCGCAACGGCGCGGCAGCGTCGGCTCATTAGATAGTGGAATGTCGATATCATTTCAATCCACCTCTGCAAGCACTGGCTCACGTAGCGATATCAAAGTACGAATGCTGCCTCACAGCAACACCTCCGGTCAGATAATTATGCATGCCGGACAGCATCCCGCTGCCCttatgggtgccatctatcatCAGCAAATTCATCACCAtcaacagcaccagcagcagcagcagcaacaggctATGGGTACGGCACATCATCATCCAGCGGTCGGCAGCAACACCACTGGAGGAGGAGTGATCGTTTCGGTGGGTCCACCGGGATCCTCCCAACAGCATCACCTTCATCATCCCCCTGGTGGGCTACATATGAtggcagcatcagcagcagcacaaccGCCACCAGTGCAGGCGATGAACAACGGTATGGTGATGGCCGGTACGAGCACTACCACTATCAAcccgaacagcagcagcagcaccaccaacagcagcagtggaGCTATCCACCGACGCGAGCGGAAACCCTCCCGTACAGAAGATGCCGCTACGGTAGCAGCACTGGCCCTGGCAGCCAGTGCGGGAGCCTCTAGCGCCATGAACgcctccagcagcagcagcaccaccaccaccaacgccaacaacagcaacaacacggCATCGGGAGGGAACTACGGCCGCTCAACGGAGGTGTAA